The sequence TTTTGAACATCTGATATATCAATTCCTGTTGCAGAAATTGGTGGTAATACGTATTCATCTTTAGTCGCATCATTTTTTTTTACATATGTTTTCTTAAATCCAATATCTTTAACAGATAATTCAGAACCATTGCCAATTAAAACAGCCCTCTCAATTACATTTTTTAATTCACGGATATTACCTGTCCAGTGATGATTCATCAATTCTTCACATGCCTCCTGAGAAATACTGTTAAACTGCTTATTGAACTTTTTGGAAAACCTCTCAAGAAAATAATTTGATAGTTGTACGATATCTGCACTTCGCTCATTTAAAGATGGTACTTCTACAGTAACAACACCTATCCGATAATAAAGATCTTTTCTAAATTGGTCTCGTTCAATCATCCCCTTAATATCTTTATTTGTAGCAGATACCACTCTTGTGTTTACCGTATGCAGGTGCGTACCTCCAACTCGATAGAACTCGCCCTCTTCAAGAAATCTGAGAAGTTTGGCCTGTGCTGCCATGCTCAGATCACCAATTTCGTCTAAAAATAACGTCCCATTGGCAGCTTCCTCAATCAGTCCCTTTTTACCAGATGCTTTTGCTCCGGTAAATGCTCCTTTTTCATATCCAAAAAGCTCACTTTCAACCAGCTCACCAGGCAGCGAAGCACAGTTCATCGTAATAAGAGGGCCCTTGAAATTTGGACTTCTGTAATGAATGGCCTTTGCAATCAGTTCTTTTCCTGTCCCGGTTTCTCCTAAAATTAAAATAGGCGTATCTGGACTTTTTGCAACAAGTTTAATAAATTCAATAACTTCCTGAATGATATTACTCTTTCCTATAAAAAAAGGCATATTTTCTTCAATATACTGTTCCTGCAGGTATTGTATCTCTTTTCTGAGTTTTATTGACTCGAGTGCATTTTTTATAGAAAGTTCAAGTCTGTCCATATGAATGGGTTTTAACACATAATCATATGCACCCAATTTCATTGCAGAAACAACTGAATTGATATCTTCATATGCTGTAATCATTATTATTAATACTTCAGGATGTATTTCTTTTATTTTTCGGAGGGCATCGATTCCATTCATTCCCGGAAGCCCTATATCTAACAAAATAAGATCCGGAAGACTAATTTTAAATACATCAAAGGCAGATTCTGCATTTGTAAATGCTTTGACATTATATTCAGTGCCAAGCACTGTGGAAATGCCTTCTCGGATAGTTTCTTCATCGTCTATAACATAAATACTATAAGTAATCATATTTTTTATAACTCTTGAAATGGTATTTCAATAATAAATTCAGCGCCACCCCATTTACTGGTAGTTACATCCAAGGTACCACCATGATCACTAATTATTCTGTGACAGAGACTCAGGCCTATTCCAGTATTTCCATTTTTTGTAGAATAAAAAGGATCAAATATTTTTTCTTTCAGCTGTATTGGAACACCCGGGCCAGAATCTGAAACATTTATAATAATATGATTTTTTTTTATTGAGGATGATACTTCAACCTTTTTCTTACCAGTGTTTTTTTTCATTGCTTCAGCAGAATTCGTAATTAAATTAAGTATAACCTGCTCTATCAAAAGAGGATCAGCATAACATTTTGGCAATTCTTCACCGAGAAATTCCTCAATGCTTATACCAATTTTTCTTAACGTCACAGAAGAAAGACTAATAGCCGCTTTAATGGGTTTATTAATATTCATTTTAATTAATTTTGGTTCTGTTGGTTTGGAAAAATCCATTACTCTCTGAATAACAGATTCAATTTTTCCTGAAGCAGCCTGCATTTCATTAATGATCTCATGGGCCTTGTCAAAATTTTCTTTCGTTGGAATAAGTTTATCCAGTGCATTTAAATATATATTGATCCCTGAAAGCGGATTTCGTATCTCATGAGCAATGCCTGCCGTGACATGTCCCAATGAGACCATTTTGTCTTTTACACGTAAAAGACTTTCCGTATGCCTTGATCTAGTAACATCCATAATGTTTAACAGTAATGCATCTTTCCCTTGATATTCTACAGTACTCACACGGCAATAGACCCATTTAATGTCAATTTTATTTTCTGAAGGATAAAACCGGAAATCAATATCAACACGTTTTTTCTGTCCTGATAAAATTTTTCTAAAATTAGCATTAACCTTTTCCACATCACCAGGATGGATATTTTTCCAGTTCATTTTACTGAATATTTCAGGCAGTAATTTTGATATCCTTTCTTGCTCTGAATTCATGTAGACAATTTGGCCCCCTTGAATAATAACAATCCCTATCAGAGAATTCTCCACCAAATCTTTAAAACTTGTTTCCTGCTCATGCAGTATTGTCTGTATTTTAATATACTCCGCAGCTTTACCAAGCCTTTCGGAAATAGTATTGATTAGAGCCCTTTCCTCATTAAGAAAAGGGCCTTCATCTTTTTCAGCTCTTTCTTCTAAATAACCAATTTCCAAAAGACCGATTTGTTTTGAATCAGCGAAAATTTCTTTTGTCAGTTTCCATTGTGTATCCTGATAGTTTTCAGTTTTAAATATTTTATCATTTTGAAAAATTTTAGCATATGTTATTTCAGGATACTGCCATGCATTGGGTATGAACTGTATGGTACCCTGGTAAATTTCATCAAGAGATATTCCACGTTTTTCAATGAGCCTTGAAATTGCGTAAAGACATCTCAGCTCCTTAATTCGTTCCCCCAGTTTCTCTTTACTCTCTATTAACTCATCCTCAAGTTTTTTACGATCCTCTTCATTTTCAATTTTGTAAACACTGTATGCTATATTTTTCGCAAGTTCATTCAGTAATTGATGCGTATTTTCATCAATAATTTGATAGTCATTAAATTTTAGATATAAAAATCCATATTGTTTCTCATTAAAAACCAATTTAAAAGAAATTGTAAAATCCTTATAGTTATCATTCTTTGAAGATTTTGCTATAATCTTTTGGTCTGATTCATTATCTGATTTGCTAATCCATGTACTATCAATCTTGCTATTACTAACAAATGCATCACAAATTTTTTCAAACAAAACATTCTTATCTGTCTGATTTATTAGAATACGTTGGATATTATATAAAGTAAAAAACATCTCATCTGATTTCAATTGAGCAGTCCTCTGTGTTTATATACAACTAATGACAATAATTTAATAATTTTTTTA is a genomic window of bacterium containing:
- a CDS encoding sigma-54-dependent Fis family transcriptional regulator; its protein translation is MITYSIYVIDDEETIREGISTVLGTEYNVKAFTNAESAFDVFKISLPDLILLDIGLPGMNGIDALRKIKEIHPEVLIIMITAYEDINSVVSAMKLGAYDYVLKPIHMDRLELSIKNALESIKLRKEIQYLQEQYIEENMPFFIGKSNIIQEVIEFIKLVAKSPDTPILILGETGTGKELIAKAIHYRSPNFKGPLITMNCASLPGELVESELFGYEKGAFTGAKASGKKGLIEEAANGTLFLDEIGDLSMAAQAKLLRFLEEGEFYRVGGTHLHTVNTRVVSATNKDIKGMIERDQFRKDLYYRIGVVTVEVPSLNERSADIVQLSNYFLERFSKKFNKQFNSISQEACEELMNHHWTGNIRELKNVIERAVLIGNGSELSVKDIGFKKTYVKKNDATKDEYVLPPISATGIDISDVQKSIEKYYLENALKIAKGNVSAAARLLKMNHHTFRYKLKLLRNNPK
- a CDS encoding PAS domain S-box protein, with translation MKSDEMFFTLYNIQRILINQTDKNVLFEKICDAFVSNSKIDSTWISKSDNESDQKIIAKSSKNDNYKDFTISFKLVFNEKQYGFLYLKFNDYQIIDENTHQLLNELAKNIAYSVYKIENEEDRKKLEDELIESKEKLGERIKELRCLYAISRLIEKRGISLDEIYQGTIQFIPNAWQYPEITYAKIFQNDKIFKTENYQDTQWKLTKEIFADSKQIGLLEIGYLEERAEKDEGPFLNEERALINTISERLGKAAEYIKIQTILHEQETSFKDLVENSLIGIVIIQGGQIVYMNSEQERISKLLPEIFSKMNWKNIHPGDVEKVNANFRKILSGQKKRVDIDFRFYPSENKIDIKWVYCRVSTVEYQGKDALLLNIMDVTRSRHTESLLRVKDKMVSLGHVTAGIAHEIRNPLSGINIYLNALDKLIPTKENFDKAHEIINEMQAASGKIESVIQRVMDFSKPTEPKLIKMNINKPIKAAISLSSVTLRKIGISIEEFLGEELPKCYADPLLIEQVILNLITNSAEAMKKNTGKKKVEVSSSIKKNHIIINVSDSGPGVPIQLKEKIFDPFYSTKNGNTGIGLSLCHRIISDHGGTLDVTTSKWGGAEFIIEIPFQEL